From Vidua macroura isolate BioBank_ID:100142 chromosome 5, ASM2450914v1, whole genome shotgun sequence, the proteins below share one genomic window:
- the DCLRE1C gene encoding protein artemis — MSRFGGRTREYPAVSIDRFDRDNLRARAFFLSHCHKDHMMGLRATALKRRLEGSLKVKLYCSPVTKELLLTNWKYKFWENHIVALEVETPTQITLEDETSGEKEDVVVTLLPAGHCPGSVMFLFEGENGTVLYTGDFRLAKGEAARMELLHSGTRVKDIRSVYLDTTFCDPKFYHIPSREECLNGILELVRSWTSLSRNHVVWLNCKAAYGYEYLFINLSEELGIKVHMNKLDMFRNMPEILCHVTTDQRTQIHACRHPRDDDCFRGNRLPCGMTCLNGTPLHIISIKPSTMWFGERKKKTNVIVRTGERTYRACFSFHSSYSEIKDFLSYICPVNVYPNVLPMGGTEDKVMDILKPLCRSYRRIMEPRYKPLGTLKRAHKRELSDTDEDDLFDSELISTRPKIPKQQRGESRPCSTGQSENSEGNINESTESYKGTTTYTSLKTDFVDCEESNDDDDDEDDEEEPEKNTVPFLSHEPDATSIANFNGVTSDQQESNASVPCWDEFFTGNKLEESSENEDNIPSSADAGGSQSLFSDSDGVSDSTHISSQNSSQSTHISEQGSQGWDSQMDTVLITSQERSALDLSTGGSRAVVPVLQESPRDTQLDSSRGKPPGQNRLCAHDGACGLKSKGCEKAAEDGTAHIQDVLAEISDSSRTPDLELRRDSQSSSDFEIPLTPGAEAPQPDKLHHLYKKLAAGENIISEKKVS, encoded by the exons CTTGAAAGTTAAACTATACTGCTCACCTGTAACTAAGGAATTGTTGTTGACTAACTGGAAATACAAGTTTTGGGAGAATCATATT GTTGCATTGGAAGTTGAAACACCAACTCAGATTACTTTAGAAGATGAAACATCTGGTGAG AAAGAAGATGTTGTGGTGACACTTCTGCCAGCTGGTCACTGTCCAGGTTCAGTCAT GTTTCTATTTGAAGGTGAGAATGGCACTGTGTTGTACACAGGGGATTTCAGACTTGCAAAAGGAGAAGCAGCCAGAATGGAGCTTTTGCATTCAGGGACTAG GGTAAAAGACATCCGGAGTGTGTATTTGGACACTACTTTTTGTGATCCCAAATTTTATCACATACCAAGCCGG GAGGAATGTTTAAATGGGATCTTGGAGTTAGTGCGAAGCTGGACCTCACTGTCTCGTAATCATGTTGTGTGGCTGAACTGCAAAGCTGCTTATGGATATGagtatttatttataaaccTCAGCGAGGAACTCGGAATCAAG GTGCACATGAACAAACTTGATATGTTCAGGAACATGCCagaaatcctgtgccatgttACCACAGACCAACGCACGCAGATTCACGCCTGTCGACATCCTCGG GATGATGACTGCTTCCGAGGGAACAGACTGCCCTGTGGGATGACTTGCCTTAATGGAACTCCCCTGCACATAATCAGCATCAAACCCTCCACAATGTGgtttggggaaaggaaaaagaaaacaaatgtaataGTGAG GACTGGGGAGAGAACATACAgagcttgtttttctttccactctTCGTACAGCGAG ATCAAGGATTTCCTGAGCTATATCTGTCCTGTGAATGTGTATCCCAATGTACTGCCAATGGGTGGGACAGAGGACAAAGTTATGGACAT ATTAAAGCCATTATGCAGGTCATACAGGAGAATCATGGAACCCAGGTACAAGCCCTTAGGAACACTGAAGAGAGCCCACAAGAGAGAATTATCTGATACAG ATGAAGATGATCTCTTTgattcagaattaatttctacAAGGCCTAAGATTCCAaaacagcagagaggagagagcaggccctgcagcacaggacagTCTGAAAATTCTGAAGGAAACATTAATGAAAGCACAGAAAGTTACAAAGGGACCACAACTTACACCTCCCTCAAGACAGACTTCGTGGACTGTGAAGAATcaaatgatgatgatgatgatgaagatgacGAAGAAgaacctgaaaaaaatacagttccaTTTCTTTCCCATGAGCCAGATGCCACTTCCATAGCCAATTTCAATGGAGTTACTAGTGACCAGCAGGAGTCTAATGCCAGTGTCCCTTGCTGGGATGAATTTTTTACAGGTAATAAACTAGAGGAAAGCTCTGAAAATGAGGACAACATCCCATCTTCAGCAGATGCTGGCGGGTCCCAGTCACTCTTCAGCGATTCAGATGGAGTAAGTGACTCAACACACATCTCCTCCCAAAATTCTTCTCAGTCAACACACATATCAGAGCaggggagccagggctgggataGCCAAATGGACACGGTGCTCATCACCTCCCAGGAGAGAAGTGCCCTGGACCTCAGCAcaggtgggagcagagcagtggttcctgtgctgcaggagagtCCCAGGGACACTcagctggacagcagcagggggaaGCCACCAGGTCAGAACAGACTTTGTGCCCACGATGGTGCCTGTGGCTTGAAAAGCAAAGGTTGTGAGAAAGCTGCAGAAGATGGCACTGCCCACATTCAGGATGTGCTGGCAGAAATAAGCGACAGCTCCAGGACTCCTGATCTGGAGCTGAGGAGGGACTCCCAGAGCTCCTCTGACTTTGAAATTCCCTTGACTCCTGGTGCTGAAGCACCTCAGCCAGATAAACTGCACCATTTATACAAGAAGCTTGCAGCAGGTGAAAACATAATCAGTGAGAAAAAAGTCTCCTGA